From a region of the Chrysemys picta bellii isolate R12L10 chromosome 7, ASM1138683v2, whole genome shotgun sequence genome:
- the APEH gene encoding acylamino-acid-releasing enzyme isoform X4, with protein MESPVLRSPEEIAALYRELNQCPSLCSACIGPEVTTQYGGKYCNVYTEWSQQDLERAENVKFCRQYLIFHDSQAIVYSGPSGTCSEIKGELLSRESPSGALKAVLRKASPGKGEEKQFLEIWDQNRKVKSINLTVLEKHGNVYEDDQFGCLSWSHSETHLLYVAERKRPKAESFFQSRAPELSSSCADERRDKAVKGEQFVYHDDWGEALVGKSIPALCVLDVESGNVSVLEGVPEHISPGQAFWSPGDMGVVFIGWWHEPFRLGLRHCTNRRSALFYVDLTGARCELLSDDTKAVWSPRLSPDQCRIVYLENGVLGPHQQCSCLRMPPALPWISQKEGAALQNSPMLSAPGHLLQYDWYTKVTSTVLDVVPRHSQGTFTGIYCPALPGLCWAADSQRVVLDTAQRSRQELLVVETLTGSVTSLTMGAPLGSWSLLTIDRDLLVARFSTPSCPPTLKVAFLPRAGQEAQVHWVCLEDVTPVPEISWAIRPLQPPPDQENPKYEGIDFEAILLQPSKGLGLRKLPLVVMPHGGPHSVCTASWMLYPAALCRIGFAVLLVNYRGSLGFGQDSVASLPGHVGCQDVKDVQYCVEQVLQEEPLDSARVALVGGSHGGFLACHLIGQYPGTYQACVARNPVVNMASMISGTDIPDWCLTEAGFPYAPDTLPDASHWAEMLHKSPMQYVAQVRAPVLLMLGEEDRRVPPKQGLEYYRALKARGVPTRLLLYPRNSHALSGVEAEADGFMNMVLWLLQHLQC; from the exons ATGGAGTCACCG GTGCTGAGGAGCCCGGAAGAGATAGCAGCGCTGTACCGCGAGCTCAACCAGTGCCCCTCGCTCTGCAGTGCCTGCATCGGACCCGAGGTCACCACTCAGTATGGGGGCAAATACTGCAATGTCTATACAG AGTGGTCTCAGCAGGACCTGGAGAGAGCCGAGAATGTGAAGTTCTGCCGCCAGTACCTCATCTTCCATGACAGCCAGGCCATCGTGTACTCTGGCCCCTCGGGCACCTGCAGTGAGATCAAGGGAGA gcTGCTGAGCAGGGAGTCTCCCAGTGGGGCACTTAAGGCCGTTTTGCGGAAAGCCAGTCCTGGCAAAGGCGAGGAGAAGCAATTCCTTGAG ATATGGGATCAGAATCGCAAGGTGAAGAGCATCAACCTGACAGTGCTGGAGAAGCATGGCAATGTCTATGAGGATG ATCAGTTTGGCTGCTTGTCCTGGTCGCACTCGGAGACTCACCTGCTTTACGTGGCTGAGAGGAAACGGCCCAAGGCCGAGTCCTTCttccagagcagagccccggagctgagcagcagctgtgctgatgaGAGACGCGACAAGGCTGTCAAG GGGGAGCAGTTCGTGTACCACGACGACTGGGGCGAGGCACTGGTGGGCAAGAGCATCCCGGCCCTGTGCGTGCTGGATGTGGAGAGTGGCAATGTGTCAGTGCTGGAGGGCGTCCCGGAGCACATCTCCCCTGGGCAG GCCTTCTGGTCCCCTGGTGACATGGGTGTGGTGTTCATAGGCTGGTGGCATGAGCCCTTCCGCCTGGGCCTGCGGCACTGCACTAACCGCAG GTCAGCACTGTTCTATGTGGACCTGACAGGAGCGAGGTGTG AGCTGCTGTCAGATGACACCAAGGCTGTGTGGTCCCCACGCCTGAGCCCTGACCAGTGCCGCATTGTGTACCTGGAGAACGGCGTACTCGGGCCccaccagcagtgcagctgcCTCCGCATG ccgccagccctgccctggatcTCCCAGAAGGAGGGGGCAGCATTGCAGAACAGCCCCATGCTGAGTGCTCCCGGCCATCTCTTGCAGTATGACTGGTACACGAAGGTCACCTCCACCGTGCTGGATGTCGTGCCCCGGCACAGCCAGG GAACGTTCACAGGGATCTATTGCCCAGCGCTGCCGGGCCTGTGCTGGGCAGCCGATAGCCAGAGGGTCGTGCTGGACACCGCTCAGCGCAGCCGGCAG GAGCTGCTTGTGGTGGAGACGCTGACTGGTAGCGTGACCTCCCTGACGATGG GTGCCCCCCTGGGCAGCTGGTCTCTCCTCACCATTGACCGGGATCTCCTGGTGGCCAGGTTCTcgacccccagctgcccccccacaTTG AAGGTGGCCTTCCTCcccagggccgggcaggaggCCCAGGTGCACTGGGTGTGTCTGGAGGACGTGACCCCTGTCCCAGAGATCAGCTGGGCGATccggcccctgcagccccccccagaCCAAGAGAACCCAAAGTACG AGGGTATTGATTTCGAAGCCATCCTGCTACAGCCCAGCAAGGGGCTAGGTCTGAGGAAGCTGCCTCTGGTGGTCATGCCCCATG GAGGCCCACACTCCGTCTGCACAGCCAGCTGGATGCTGTACCCCGCAGCGCTCTGCAGGATCGGCTTCGCTGTGCTCCTGG TGAATTACCGCGGTTCACTGGGCTTTGGCCAGGACAGCGTCGCCTCCCTGCCCGGCCACGTGGGCTGCCAGGATGTCAAAGACGTGCAG TACTGCGTGGAGCAGGTGCTGCAGGAGGAGCCCCTAGACTCAGCGCGGGTGGCACTAGTGGGTGGCTCACATGGGGGCTTCCTTGCTTGCCACCTCATCGGCCAGTACCCAGGCACCTACCAGGCCTGTGTGGCAAGGAACCCGGTCGTCAACATGGCCTCCATGATCAGCGGCACCGACATCCCGGACTG GTGTCTGACTGAGGCCGGCTTCCCCTATGCACCCGACACCCTCCCGGATGCCTCCCACTGGGCAGAGATGCTCCACAAGTCACCCATGCAGTACGTCGCCCAG GTCCGGGCACCTGTGCTCCTGATGCTGGGAGAAGAGGACAGGCGTGTCCCCCCCAAGCAGGGGCTGGAGTACTACCGTGCTCTCAAGGCCAGGGGCGTTCCTACCCG GCTGCTGCTGTACCCTAGGAACAGCCATGCGCTCTCCGGCGTTGAGGCTGAGGCTGATGGCTTTATGAACATGGTGCTCTGGCTGCTCCAGCACCTGCAGTGCTGA
- the APEH gene encoding acylamino-acid-releasing enzyme isoform X5 — translation MESPVLRSPEEIAALYRELNQCPSLCSACIGPEVTTQYGGKYCNVYTEWSQQDLERAENVKFCRQYLIFHDSQAIVYSGPSGTCSEIKGESNSTRPLAFLTLSLHSLTSLRLLSRESPSGALKAVLRKASPGKGEEKQFLEIWDQNRKVKSINLTVLEKHGNVYEDDQFGCLSWSHSETHLLYVAERKRPKAESFFQSRAPELSSSCADERRDKAVKGEQFVYHDDWGEALVGKSIPALCVLDVESGNVSVLEGVPEHISPGQAFWSPGDMGVVFIGWWHEPFRLGLRHCTNRRSALFYVDLTGARCELLSDDTKAVWSPRLSPDQCRIVYLENGVLGPHQQCSCLRMPPALPWISQKEGAALQNSPMLSAPGHLLQYDWYTKVTSTVLDVVPRHSQGTFTGIYCPALPGLCWAADSQRVVLDTAQRSRQELLVVETLTGSVTSLTMGAPLGSWSLLTIDRDLLVARFSTPSCPPTLKVAFLPRAGQEAQVHWVCLEDVTPVPEISWAIRPLQPPPDQENPKYEGIDFEAILLQPSKGLGLRKLPLVVMPHGGPHSVCTASWMLYPAALCRIGFAVLLVNYRGSLGFGQDSVASLPGHVGCQDVKDVQYCVEQVLQEEPLDSARVALVGGSHGGFLACHLIGQYPGTYQACVARNPVVNMASMISGTDIPDWCLTEAGFPYAPDTLPDASHWAEMLHKSPMQYVAQGATWNWGTAEPSLAYQPGLSPPTIQHLEVHLEEKDRTGEMVPG, via the exons ATGGAGTCACCG GTGCTGAGGAGCCCGGAAGAGATAGCAGCGCTGTACCGCGAGCTCAACCAGTGCCCCTCGCTCTGCAGTGCCTGCATCGGACCCGAGGTCACCACTCAGTATGGGGGCAAATACTGCAATGTCTATACAG AGTGGTCTCAGCAGGACCTGGAGAGAGCCGAGAATGTGAAGTTCTGCCGCCAGTACCTCATCTTCCATGACAGCCAGGCCATCGTGTACTCTGGCCCCTCGGGCACCTGCAGTGAGATCAAGGGAGA gtccaactctacacggcctttggcctttctcactctatctctacattctctgacttcactaag gcTGCTGAGCAGGGAGTCTCCCAGTGGGGCACTTAAGGCCGTTTTGCGGAAAGCCAGTCCTGGCAAAGGCGAGGAGAAGCAATTCCTTGAG ATATGGGATCAGAATCGCAAGGTGAAGAGCATCAACCTGACAGTGCTGGAGAAGCATGGCAATGTCTATGAGGATG ATCAGTTTGGCTGCTTGTCCTGGTCGCACTCGGAGACTCACCTGCTTTACGTGGCTGAGAGGAAACGGCCCAAGGCCGAGTCCTTCttccagagcagagccccggagctgagcagcagctgtgctgatgaGAGACGCGACAAGGCTGTCAAG GGGGAGCAGTTCGTGTACCACGACGACTGGGGCGAGGCACTGGTGGGCAAGAGCATCCCGGCCCTGTGCGTGCTGGATGTGGAGAGTGGCAATGTGTCAGTGCTGGAGGGCGTCCCGGAGCACATCTCCCCTGGGCAG GCCTTCTGGTCCCCTGGTGACATGGGTGTGGTGTTCATAGGCTGGTGGCATGAGCCCTTCCGCCTGGGCCTGCGGCACTGCACTAACCGCAG GTCAGCACTGTTCTATGTGGACCTGACAGGAGCGAGGTGTG AGCTGCTGTCAGATGACACCAAGGCTGTGTGGTCCCCACGCCTGAGCCCTGACCAGTGCCGCATTGTGTACCTGGAGAACGGCGTACTCGGGCCccaccagcagtgcagctgcCTCCGCATG ccgccagccctgccctggatcTCCCAGAAGGAGGGGGCAGCATTGCAGAACAGCCCCATGCTGAGTGCTCCCGGCCATCTCTTGCAGTATGACTGGTACACGAAGGTCACCTCCACCGTGCTGGATGTCGTGCCCCGGCACAGCCAGG GAACGTTCACAGGGATCTATTGCCCAGCGCTGCCGGGCCTGTGCTGGGCAGCCGATAGCCAGAGGGTCGTGCTGGACACCGCTCAGCGCAGCCGGCAG GAGCTGCTTGTGGTGGAGACGCTGACTGGTAGCGTGACCTCCCTGACGATGG GTGCCCCCCTGGGCAGCTGGTCTCTCCTCACCATTGACCGGGATCTCCTGGTGGCCAGGTTCTcgacccccagctgcccccccacaTTG AAGGTGGCCTTCCTCcccagggccgggcaggaggCCCAGGTGCACTGGGTGTGTCTGGAGGACGTGACCCCTGTCCCAGAGATCAGCTGGGCGATccggcccctgcagccccccccagaCCAAGAGAACCCAAAGTACG AGGGTATTGATTTCGAAGCCATCCTGCTACAGCCCAGCAAGGGGCTAGGTCTGAGGAAGCTGCCTCTGGTGGTCATGCCCCATG GAGGCCCACACTCCGTCTGCACAGCCAGCTGGATGCTGTACCCCGCAGCGCTCTGCAGGATCGGCTTCGCTGTGCTCCTGG TGAATTACCGCGGTTCACTGGGCTTTGGCCAGGACAGCGTCGCCTCCCTGCCCGGCCACGTGGGCTGCCAGGATGTCAAAGACGTGCAG TACTGCGTGGAGCAGGTGCTGCAGGAGGAGCCCCTAGACTCAGCGCGGGTGGCACTAGTGGGTGGCTCACATGGGGGCTTCCTTGCTTGCCACCTCATCGGCCAGTACCCAGGCACCTACCAGGCCTGTGTGGCAAGGAACCCGGTCGTCAACATGGCCTCCATGATCAGCGGCACCGACATCCCGGACTG GTGTCTGACTGAGGCCGGCTTCCCCTATGCACCCGACACCCTCCCGGATGCCTCCCACTGGGCAGAGATGCTCCACAAGTCACCCATGCAGTACGTCGCCCAG ggtgcaacctggaactggggtactgctgagcCCAGTCTGGCTTACCAACctggcctctctccccccacaattCAACACCTGGAAGTACATCTGGAGGAAAAAGACAGAACTGGGGAgatggtcccaggctga
- the APEH gene encoding acylamino-acid-releasing enzyme isoform X2 has product MESPVLRSPEEIAALYRELNQCPSLCSACIGPEVTTQYGGKYCNVYTEWSQQDLERAENVKFCRQYLIFHDSQAIVYSGPSGTCSEIKGESNSTRPLAFLTLSLHSLTSLRLLSRESPSGALKAVLRKASPGKGEEKQFLEIWDQNRKVKSINLTVLEKHGNVYEDDQFGCLSWSHSETHLLYVAERKRPKAESFFQSRAPELSSSCADERRDKAVKGEQFVYHDDWGEALVGKSIPALCVLDVESGNVSVLEGVPEHISPGQAFWSPGDMGVVFIGWWHEPFRLGLRHCTNRRSALFYVDLTGARCELLSDDTKAVWSPRLSPDQCRIVYLENGVLGPHQQCSCLRMPPALPWISQKEGAALQNSPMLSAPGHLLQYDWYTKVTSTVLDVVPRHSQGTFTGIYCPALPGLCWAADSQRVVLDTAQRSRQELLVVETLTGSVTSLTMGAPLGSWSLLTIDRDLLVARFSTPSCPPTLKVAFLPRAGQEAQVHWVCLEDVTPVPEISWAIRPLQPPPDQENPKYEGIDFEAILLQPSKGLGLRKLPLVVMPHGGPHSVCTASWMLYPAALCRIGFAVLLVNYRGSLGFGQDSVASLPGHVGCQDVKDVQYCVEQVLQEEPLDSARVALVGGSHGGFLACHLIGQYPGTYQACVARNPVVNMASMISGTDIPDWCLTEAGFPYAPDTLPDASHWAEMLHKSPMQYVAQCWLWDPALCTALPTGPGTCAPDAGRRGQACPPQAGAGVLPCSQGQGRSYPAAAVP; this is encoded by the exons ATGGAGTCACCG GTGCTGAGGAGCCCGGAAGAGATAGCAGCGCTGTACCGCGAGCTCAACCAGTGCCCCTCGCTCTGCAGTGCCTGCATCGGACCCGAGGTCACCACTCAGTATGGGGGCAAATACTGCAATGTCTATACAG AGTGGTCTCAGCAGGACCTGGAGAGAGCCGAGAATGTGAAGTTCTGCCGCCAGTACCTCATCTTCCATGACAGCCAGGCCATCGTGTACTCTGGCCCCTCGGGCACCTGCAGTGAGATCAAGGGAGA gtccaactctacacggcctttggcctttctcactctatctctacattctctgacttcactaag gcTGCTGAGCAGGGAGTCTCCCAGTGGGGCACTTAAGGCCGTTTTGCGGAAAGCCAGTCCTGGCAAAGGCGAGGAGAAGCAATTCCTTGAG ATATGGGATCAGAATCGCAAGGTGAAGAGCATCAACCTGACAGTGCTGGAGAAGCATGGCAATGTCTATGAGGATG ATCAGTTTGGCTGCTTGTCCTGGTCGCACTCGGAGACTCACCTGCTTTACGTGGCTGAGAGGAAACGGCCCAAGGCCGAGTCCTTCttccagagcagagccccggagctgagcagcagctgtgctgatgaGAGACGCGACAAGGCTGTCAAG GGGGAGCAGTTCGTGTACCACGACGACTGGGGCGAGGCACTGGTGGGCAAGAGCATCCCGGCCCTGTGCGTGCTGGATGTGGAGAGTGGCAATGTGTCAGTGCTGGAGGGCGTCCCGGAGCACATCTCCCCTGGGCAG GCCTTCTGGTCCCCTGGTGACATGGGTGTGGTGTTCATAGGCTGGTGGCATGAGCCCTTCCGCCTGGGCCTGCGGCACTGCACTAACCGCAG GTCAGCACTGTTCTATGTGGACCTGACAGGAGCGAGGTGTG AGCTGCTGTCAGATGACACCAAGGCTGTGTGGTCCCCACGCCTGAGCCCTGACCAGTGCCGCATTGTGTACCTGGAGAACGGCGTACTCGGGCCccaccagcagtgcagctgcCTCCGCATG ccgccagccctgccctggatcTCCCAGAAGGAGGGGGCAGCATTGCAGAACAGCCCCATGCTGAGTGCTCCCGGCCATCTCTTGCAGTATGACTGGTACACGAAGGTCACCTCCACCGTGCTGGATGTCGTGCCCCGGCACAGCCAGG GAACGTTCACAGGGATCTATTGCCCAGCGCTGCCGGGCCTGTGCTGGGCAGCCGATAGCCAGAGGGTCGTGCTGGACACCGCTCAGCGCAGCCGGCAG GAGCTGCTTGTGGTGGAGACGCTGACTGGTAGCGTGACCTCCCTGACGATGG GTGCCCCCCTGGGCAGCTGGTCTCTCCTCACCATTGACCGGGATCTCCTGGTGGCCAGGTTCTcgacccccagctgcccccccacaTTG AAGGTGGCCTTCCTCcccagggccgggcaggaggCCCAGGTGCACTGGGTGTGTCTGGAGGACGTGACCCCTGTCCCAGAGATCAGCTGGGCGATccggcccctgcagccccccccagaCCAAGAGAACCCAAAGTACG AGGGTATTGATTTCGAAGCCATCCTGCTACAGCCCAGCAAGGGGCTAGGTCTGAGGAAGCTGCCTCTGGTGGTCATGCCCCATG GAGGCCCACACTCCGTCTGCACAGCCAGCTGGATGCTGTACCCCGCAGCGCTCTGCAGGATCGGCTTCGCTGTGCTCCTGG TGAATTACCGCGGTTCACTGGGCTTTGGCCAGGACAGCGTCGCCTCCCTGCCCGGCCACGTGGGCTGCCAGGATGTCAAAGACGTGCAG TACTGCGTGGAGCAGGTGCTGCAGGAGGAGCCCCTAGACTCAGCGCGGGTGGCACTAGTGGGTGGCTCACATGGGGGCTTCCTTGCTTGCCACCTCATCGGCCAGTACCCAGGCACCTACCAGGCCTGTGTGGCAAGGAACCCGGTCGTCAACATGGCCTCCATGATCAGCGGCACCGACATCCCGGACTG GTGTCTGACTGAGGCCGGCTTCCCCTATGCACCCGACACCCTCCCGGATGCCTCCCACTGGGCAGAGATGCTCCACAAGTCACCCATGCAGTACGTCGCCCAG TGCTGGTTGTGGGATCCAGCTCTCTGCACCGCTCTCCCCACAGGTCCGGGCACCTGTGCTCCTGATGCTGGGAGAAGAGGACAGGCGTGTCCCCCCCAAGCAGGGGCTGGAGTACTACCGTGCTCTCAAGGCCAGGGGCGTTCCTACCCG GCTGCTGCTGTACCCTAG
- the APEH gene encoding acylamino-acid-releasing enzyme isoform X13 has product MESPVLRSPEEIAALYRELNQCPSLCSACIGPEVTTQYGGKYCNVYTEWSQQDLERAENVKFCRQYLIFHDSQAIVYSGPSGTCSEIKGELLSRESPSGALKAVLRKASPGKGEEKQFLEIWDQNRKVKSINLTVLEKHGNVYEDDQFGCLSWSHSETHLLYVAERKRPKAESFFQSRAPELSSSCADERRDKAVKAFWSPGDMGVVFIGWWHEPFRLGLRHCTNRRSALFYVDLTGARCELLSDDTKAVWSPRLSPDQCRIVYLENGVLGPHQQCSCLRMYDWYTKVTSTVLDVVPRHSQGTFTGIYCPALPGLCWAADSQRVVLDTAQRSRQELLVVETLTGSVTSLTMGAPLGSWSLLTIDRDLLVARFSTPSCPPTLKVAFLPRAGQEAQVHWVCLEDVTPVPEISWAIRPLQPPPDQENPKYEGIDFEAILLQPSKGLGLRKLPLVVMPHGGPHSVCTASWMLYPAALCRIGFAVLLVNYRGSLGFGQDSVASLPGHVGCQDVKDVQYCVEQVLQEEPLDSARVALVGGSHGGFLACHLIGQYPGTYQACVARNPVVNMASMISGTDIPDWCLTEAGFPYAPDTLPDASHWAEMLHKSPMQYVAQVRAPVLLMLGEEDRRVPPKQGLEYYRALKARGVPTRLLLYPRNSHALSGVEAEADGFMNMVLWLLQHLQC; this is encoded by the exons ATGGAGTCACCG GTGCTGAGGAGCCCGGAAGAGATAGCAGCGCTGTACCGCGAGCTCAACCAGTGCCCCTCGCTCTGCAGTGCCTGCATCGGACCCGAGGTCACCACTCAGTATGGGGGCAAATACTGCAATGTCTATACAG AGTGGTCTCAGCAGGACCTGGAGAGAGCCGAGAATGTGAAGTTCTGCCGCCAGTACCTCATCTTCCATGACAGCCAGGCCATCGTGTACTCTGGCCCCTCGGGCACCTGCAGTGAGATCAAGGGAGA gcTGCTGAGCAGGGAGTCTCCCAGTGGGGCACTTAAGGCCGTTTTGCGGAAAGCCAGTCCTGGCAAAGGCGAGGAGAAGCAATTCCTTGAG ATATGGGATCAGAATCGCAAGGTGAAGAGCATCAACCTGACAGTGCTGGAGAAGCATGGCAATGTCTATGAGGATG ATCAGTTTGGCTGCTTGTCCTGGTCGCACTCGGAGACTCACCTGCTTTACGTGGCTGAGAGGAAACGGCCCAAGGCCGAGTCCTTCttccagagcagagccccggagctgagcagcagctgtgctgatgaGAGACGCGACAAGGCTGTCAAG GCCTTCTGGTCCCCTGGTGACATGGGTGTGGTGTTCATAGGCTGGTGGCATGAGCCCTTCCGCCTGGGCCTGCGGCACTGCACTAACCGCAG GTCAGCACTGTTCTATGTGGACCTGACAGGAGCGAGGTGTG AGCTGCTGTCAGATGACACCAAGGCTGTGTGGTCCCCACGCCTGAGCCCTGACCAGTGCCGCATTGTGTACCTGGAGAACGGCGTACTCGGGCCccaccagcagtgcagctgcCTCCGCATG TATGACTGGTACACGAAGGTCACCTCCACCGTGCTGGATGTCGTGCCCCGGCACAGCCAGG GAACGTTCACAGGGATCTATTGCCCAGCGCTGCCGGGCCTGTGCTGGGCAGCCGATAGCCAGAGGGTCGTGCTGGACACCGCTCAGCGCAGCCGGCAG GAGCTGCTTGTGGTGGAGACGCTGACTGGTAGCGTGACCTCCCTGACGATGG GTGCCCCCCTGGGCAGCTGGTCTCTCCTCACCATTGACCGGGATCTCCTGGTGGCCAGGTTCTcgacccccagctgcccccccacaTTG AAGGTGGCCTTCCTCcccagggccgggcaggaggCCCAGGTGCACTGGGTGTGTCTGGAGGACGTGACCCCTGTCCCAGAGATCAGCTGGGCGATccggcccctgcagccccccccagaCCAAGAGAACCCAAAGTACG AGGGTATTGATTTCGAAGCCATCCTGCTACAGCCCAGCAAGGGGCTAGGTCTGAGGAAGCTGCCTCTGGTGGTCATGCCCCATG GAGGCCCACACTCCGTCTGCACAGCCAGCTGGATGCTGTACCCCGCAGCGCTCTGCAGGATCGGCTTCGCTGTGCTCCTGG TGAATTACCGCGGTTCACTGGGCTTTGGCCAGGACAGCGTCGCCTCCCTGCCCGGCCACGTGGGCTGCCAGGATGTCAAAGACGTGCAG TACTGCGTGGAGCAGGTGCTGCAGGAGGAGCCCCTAGACTCAGCGCGGGTGGCACTAGTGGGTGGCTCACATGGGGGCTTCCTTGCTTGCCACCTCATCGGCCAGTACCCAGGCACCTACCAGGCCTGTGTGGCAAGGAACCCGGTCGTCAACATGGCCTCCATGATCAGCGGCACCGACATCCCGGACTG GTGTCTGACTGAGGCCGGCTTCCCCTATGCACCCGACACCCTCCCGGATGCCTCCCACTGGGCAGAGATGCTCCACAAGTCACCCATGCAGTACGTCGCCCAG GTCCGGGCACCTGTGCTCCTGATGCTGGGAGAAGAGGACAGGCGTGTCCCCCCCAAGCAGGGGCTGGAGTACTACCGTGCTCTCAAGGCCAGGGGCGTTCCTACCCG GCTGCTGCTGTACCCTAGGAACAGCCATGCGCTCTCCGGCGTTGAGGCTGAGGCTGATGGCTTTATGAACATGGTGCTCTGGCTGCTCCAGCACCTGCAGTGCTGA
- the APEH gene encoding acylamino-acid-releasing enzyme isoform X15 encodes MESPVLRSPEEIAALYRELNQCPSLCSACIGPEVTTQYGGKYCNVYTEWSQQDLERAENVKFCRQYLIFHDSQAIVYSGPSGTCSEIKGELLSRESPSGALKAVLRKASPGKGEEKQFLEIWDQNRKVKSINLTVLEKHGNVYEDDQFGCLSWSHSETHLLYVAERKRPKAESFFQSRAPELSSSCADERRDKAVKAFWSPGDMGVVFIGWWHEPFRLGLRHCTNRRSALFYVDLTGARCELLSDDTKAVWSPRLSPDQCRIVYLENGVLGPHQQCSCLRMELLVVETLTGSVTSLTMGAPLGSWSLLTIDRDLLVARFSTPSCPPTLKVAFLPRAGQEAQVHWVCLEDVTPVPEISWAIRPLQPPPDQENPKYEGIDFEAILLQPSKGLGLRKLPLVVMPHGGPHSVCTASWMLYPAALCRIGFAVLLVNYRGSLGFGQDSVASLPGHVGCQDVKDVQYCVEQVLQEEPLDSARVALVGGSHGGFLACHLIGQYPGTYQACVARNPVVNMASMISGTDIPDWCLTEAGFPYAPDTLPDASHWAEMLHKSPMQYVAQVRAPVLLMLGEEDRRVPPKQGLEYYRALKARGVPTRLLLYPRNSHALSGVEAEADGFMNMVLWLLQHLQC; translated from the exons ATGGAGTCACCG GTGCTGAGGAGCCCGGAAGAGATAGCAGCGCTGTACCGCGAGCTCAACCAGTGCCCCTCGCTCTGCAGTGCCTGCATCGGACCCGAGGTCACCACTCAGTATGGGGGCAAATACTGCAATGTCTATACAG AGTGGTCTCAGCAGGACCTGGAGAGAGCCGAGAATGTGAAGTTCTGCCGCCAGTACCTCATCTTCCATGACAGCCAGGCCATCGTGTACTCTGGCCCCTCGGGCACCTGCAGTGAGATCAAGGGAGA gcTGCTGAGCAGGGAGTCTCCCAGTGGGGCACTTAAGGCCGTTTTGCGGAAAGCCAGTCCTGGCAAAGGCGAGGAGAAGCAATTCCTTGAG ATATGGGATCAGAATCGCAAGGTGAAGAGCATCAACCTGACAGTGCTGGAGAAGCATGGCAATGTCTATGAGGATG ATCAGTTTGGCTGCTTGTCCTGGTCGCACTCGGAGACTCACCTGCTTTACGTGGCTGAGAGGAAACGGCCCAAGGCCGAGTCCTTCttccagagcagagccccggagctgagcagcagctgtgctgatgaGAGACGCGACAAGGCTGTCAAG GCCTTCTGGTCCCCTGGTGACATGGGTGTGGTGTTCATAGGCTGGTGGCATGAGCCCTTCCGCCTGGGCCTGCGGCACTGCACTAACCGCAG GTCAGCACTGTTCTATGTGGACCTGACAGGAGCGAGGTGTG AGCTGCTGTCAGATGACACCAAGGCTGTGTGGTCCCCACGCCTGAGCCCTGACCAGTGCCGCATTGTGTACCTGGAGAACGGCGTACTCGGGCCccaccagcagtgcagctgcCTCCGCATG GAGCTGCTTGTGGTGGAGACGCTGACTGGTAGCGTGACCTCCCTGACGATGG GTGCCCCCCTGGGCAGCTGGTCTCTCCTCACCATTGACCGGGATCTCCTGGTGGCCAGGTTCTcgacccccagctgcccccccacaTTG AAGGTGGCCTTCCTCcccagggccgggcaggaggCCCAGGTGCACTGGGTGTGTCTGGAGGACGTGACCCCTGTCCCAGAGATCAGCTGGGCGATccggcccctgcagccccccccagaCCAAGAGAACCCAAAGTACG AGGGTATTGATTTCGAAGCCATCCTGCTACAGCCCAGCAAGGGGCTAGGTCTGAGGAAGCTGCCTCTGGTGGTCATGCCCCATG GAGGCCCACACTCCGTCTGCACAGCCAGCTGGATGCTGTACCCCGCAGCGCTCTGCAGGATCGGCTTCGCTGTGCTCCTGG TGAATTACCGCGGTTCACTGGGCTTTGGCCAGGACAGCGTCGCCTCCCTGCCCGGCCACGTGGGCTGCCAGGATGTCAAAGACGTGCAG TACTGCGTGGAGCAGGTGCTGCAGGAGGAGCCCCTAGACTCAGCGCGGGTGGCACTAGTGGGTGGCTCACATGGGGGCTTCCTTGCTTGCCACCTCATCGGCCAGTACCCAGGCACCTACCAGGCCTGTGTGGCAAGGAACCCGGTCGTCAACATGGCCTCCATGATCAGCGGCACCGACATCCCGGACTG GTGTCTGACTGAGGCCGGCTTCCCCTATGCACCCGACACCCTCCCGGATGCCTCCCACTGGGCAGAGATGCTCCACAAGTCACCCATGCAGTACGTCGCCCAG GTCCGGGCACCTGTGCTCCTGATGCTGGGAGAAGAGGACAGGCGTGTCCCCCCCAAGCAGGGGCTGGAGTACTACCGTGCTCTCAAGGCCAGGGGCGTTCCTACCCG GCTGCTGCTGTACCCTAGGAACAGCCATGCGCTCTCCGGCGTTGAGGCTGAGGCTGATGGCTTTATGAACATGGTGCTCTGGCTGCTCCAGCACCTGCAGTGCTGA